A DNA window from Pongo abelii isolate AG06213 chromosome 2, NHGRI_mPonAbe1-v2.0_pri, whole genome shotgun sequence contains the following coding sequences:
- the USP19 gene encoding ubiquitin carboxyl-terminal hydrolase 19 isoform X4, with product MSGGASATGPRRGPPGLEDATSKKKQKDRANQESKDGDPRKETGSRSVAQAGLELLASGDPSASASHAAGITGSRHRTRLFFPSSSGSASTPQEEQTKEGACEDPHDLLATPPPELLLDWRQSAEEVIVKLRVGVVPLQLEDVDAAFTDTDCVVRFAGGQQWGGVFYAEIKSSCAKVQTRKGSLLHLTLPKKVPMLTWPSLLKKPLGTQELVLGLQCQENGQELSPIALEPGPEPHRAKQEARNQKRAQGRGEVGSGAGPGAQAGPSAKRAVHLCRGPEGEGSRDDPGPRGDAPPFVADPATQVEADEQLCIPPLNPQTCLLGSEENLAPLAGEKAVPPGNDAVSPAMVRSRNPGKDDCAKEEMAVAADAATLVDGKEPESMVNLAFVKNDSYEKGPDSVVVHVYVKEICRDTSRVLFREQDFTLIFQTRDGNFLRLHPGCGPQATFRWQVKLRNLIEPEQCTFCFTASRIDICLRKRQSQRWGGLEAPAARVGGAKVAVPTGPTPLDSTPPGGAPHPLTGQEEARAVEKDKSKARSEDTGLDSVATRTPMEHVTPKPETHLASPKPTCMVPPMPHSPVSGDSVEEEEEEEKKVCLPGFTGLVNLGNTCFMNSVIQSLSNTRELRDFFHDRSFEAEINYNNPLGTGGRLAIGFAVLLRALWKGTHHAFQPSKLKAIVASKASQFTGYAQHDAQEFMAFLLDGLHEDLNRIQNKPYTETVDSDGRPDEVVAEEAWQRHKMRNDSFIVDLFQGQYKSKLVCPVCAKVSITFDPFLYLPVPLPQKQKVLPVFYFAREPHSKPIKFLVSISKENSTASEVLDSLSQNVHVKPENLRLAEVIKNRFHRVFLPSHSLDTVSPSDMLLCFELLSSELAKERVVVLEVQQRPQVPSVPISKCAACQRKQQSEDEKLKRCTRCYRVGYCNQLCQKTHWPDHKGLCRPENIGYPFLVSVPASRLTYARLAQLLEGYARYSVSVFQPPFQPGRMALESQSPGCTTLLSTGSLEAGDSERDPIQPPELQLVTPMAEGDTGLPRVWAAPDRGPVPSTSGISSEMLASGPIEVGSLPAGERVSRPEAAVPGYQHPSEAMNAHTPQFFIYKIDSSNREQRLEDKGDTPLELGDDCSLALVWRNNERLQEFVLVASKELECAEDPGSAGEAARAGHFTLDQCLNLFTRPEVLAPEEAWYCPQCKQHREASKQLLLWRLPNVLIVQLKRFSFRSFIWRDKINDLVEFPVRNLDLSKFCIGQKEEQLPSYDLYAVINHYGGMIGGHYTACARLPNDRSSQRSDVGWRLFDDSTVTTVDESQVVTRYAYVLFYRRRNSPVERPPRAGHSEHHPDLGPAAEAAASQASRIWQELEAEEEPVPEGPGPLGPWGPQDWVGPLPRGPTTPDEGCLRYFVLGTVAALVALVLNVFYPLVSQSRWR from the exons ATGTCTGGCGGGGCCAGTGCCACAGGCCCAAGGAGAGGGCCCCCAGGACTGGAGGACGCCACTAGTAAGAAGAAGCAGAAGGATCGAGCAAACCAGGAGAGCAAGGATGGAGATCCTAGGAAAG agacagggtctcgatctgttgcccaggctggtcttgaacttctggcctcaggtgatccttctgcctcagcctcccatgcagctgggatcacaggctcacGCCACCGTACCCGGCTGTTCTTTCCTTCATCATCAGGGTCAGCATCCACTCCTCAAGAGGAGCAGACCAAAGAGG GAGCTTGTGAAGACCCTCATGATCTCTTGGCTACTCCCCCTCCAGAGTTGTTGCTCGATTGGAGGCAGAGTGCAGAAGAGGTGATTGTCAAGCTTCGTGTGGGAGTAGTTCCCCTGCAGCTGGAGGATGTAGATGCTGCTTTCACAGATACGGACTGTGTGGTGCGGTTTGCAG GTGGTCAGCAGTGGGGTGGTGTCTTCTATGCTGAGATAAAAAGCTCTTGTGCTAAAGTGCAAACCCGCAAGGGCAGTCTCCTGCACCTGACACTGCCCAAAAAGGTGCCTATGCTCACGTGGCCCTCCCTCCTG AAGAAACCTCTAGGGACCCAGGAGCTGGTGCTGGGGCTGCAGTGCCAGGAGAATGGGCAGGAACTGTCTCCCATTGCCCTGGAGCCAGGCCCTGAGCCCCACCGGGCTAAGCAGGAGGCCCGGAACCAGAAGCGGGCCCAGGGCCGTGGTGAGGTAGGCTCAGGGGCTGGCCCCGGGGCCCAGGCAGGGCCCAGCGCCAAGAGGGCTGTGCATCTCTGCAGAGGGCCAGAGGGGGAAGGGTCCAGGGATGACCCTGGACCCCGGGGTGATGCCCCACCCTTCGTGGCTGACCCAGCCACCCAG GTTGAGGCTGATGAACAGCTTTGCATACCACCGCTGAACCCCCAaacctgcctcctgggctcagaggaGAATTTAGCCCCTTTGGCAGGAGAGAAAGCAGTGCCTCCCGGGAATGACGCAGTCTCTCCAGCCATGGTCCGGAGCAGAAACCCTGGGAAAGATGACTGTGCCAAGGAGGAGATGGCAGTGGCAGCAGATGCTGCAACCTTGGTGGATGGTAAAG AGCCTGAGTCGATGGTGAACCTGGCATTTGTCAAGAATGACTCGTATGAGAAGGGCCCGGATTCAGTGGTGGTGCACGTGTACGTGAAGGAGATCTGCAGGGACACCTCGAGAGTACTTTTCCGTGAGCAGGACTTCACGCTCATCTTCCAGACcag GGATGGAAACTTCCTGAGGCTGCACCCAGGCTGTGGGCCCCAAGCCACCTTCCGTTGGCAGGTGAAGCTCAG GAATCTGATTGAGCCAGAGCAGTGCACCTTCTGTTTCACGGCTTCTCGCATCGACATCTGCCTTCGTAAGAGGCAGAGTCAGCGCTGGGGGGGCCTGGAGGCCCCGGCTGCACGAG TGGGTGGTGCAAAGGTTGCCGTGCCGACAGGTCCAACTCCTCTGGATTCAACCCCACCAGGAGgtgctccccaccccctgacaggccaaGAGGAGGCCCGGGCTGTGGAGAAGGATAAATCCAAGGCACGATCTGAGGACACGGGGCTAGACAGTGTGGCAACCCGCACACCCATGGAGCATGTAACCCCAAAGCCAGAGACACACCTGGCCTCG CCCAAGCCTACATGCATGGTGCCTCCCATGCCCCACAGCCCAGTTAGTGGAGACAgcgtggaggaggaggaagaggaagagaagaaggtgtGTCTGCCAGGCTTCACTGGCCTTGTCAATTTAGGCAACACCTGCTTCATGAACAGCGTCATTCAGTCTCTGTCCAACACTCGGGAACTCCGGGACTTCTTCCATG ACCGCTCCTTTGAGGCTGAGATCAACTACAACAACCCACTAGGGACTGGTGGGCGTCTGGCCATTGGCTTTGCCGTGCTGCTTCGGGCGCTGTGGAAGGGCACCCACCATGCCTTCCAGCCTTCCAAATTGAAG GCCATTGTGGCGAGTAAGGCCAGCCAGTTCACAGGCTATGCACAGCATGATGCCCAGGAGTTCATGGCTTTCCTGCTGGATGGGCTGCACGAGGACCTGAATCGCATTCAGAACAAGCCCTACACAGAGACCGTGGATTCAGATGGGCGGCCCGATGAG GTGGTAGCTGAGGAAGCATGGCAGCGGCACAAGATGAGGAATGACTCTTTCATCGTGGACCTATTTCAGGGGCAGTACAAGTCAAAGCTGGTGTGCCCTGTGTGTGCCAAG GTCTCCATCACTTTTGACCCGTTTCTTTATCTGCCAGTGCCCTTGCCACAAAAGCAAAAGGTTCTCCCTGTCTTTTATTTTGCCCGAGAGCCCCACAGCAAGCCCATCAAG TTCCTGGTGAGCATCAGCAAGGAGAACTCCACTGCGAGCGAAGTATTGGACTCCCTCTCTCAGAACGTTCATGTGAAGCCTGAGAACCTGCGTTTGGCGGAG GTAATTAAGAATCGTTTCCATCGTGTGTTCCTACCCTCCCACTCACTGGACACTGTGTCCCCATCTGATATGCTCCTCTGCTTTGAGCTGCTATCCTCAGAGTTGGCTAAGGAGCGGGTAGTGGTGCTAGAGGTGCAACAG CGCCCCCAGGTGCCCAGCGTCCCCATCTCCAAGTGTGCAGCCTGCCAGCGGAAGCAACAGTCGGAGGATGAGAAGCTGAAGCGCTGTACCCGGTGCTACCGTGTGGGCTACTGCAACCA GCTCTGCCAGAAAACCCACTGGCCTGACCACAAGGGCCTCTGCCGACCTGAGAACATTGGCTACCCCTTCCTGGTCAGTGTACCTGCCTCACGCCTCACTTATGCCCGCCTCGCTCAGTTGCTAGAGGGCTATGCCCG GTACTCTGTGAGTGTATTCCAGCCACCCTTTCAGCCAGGCCGCATGGCCTTGGAGTCTCAGAGCCCTGGCTGCACCACACTGCTCTCCACTGGCTCCCTGGAGGCTGGGGACAGCGAGAGGGACCCCATTCAGCCACCTGAGCTCCAGCTGGTGACCCCTATGGCTGAGGGGGACACAGGGCTTCCCCGGGTGTGGGCAGCCCCTGACCGGGGTCCTGTGCCCAGCACCAGTGGAATTTCTTCTGAGATGCTGGCCAGTGGGCCCATTGAGGTTGGCTCCTTGCCTGCTGGCGAGAGGGTGTCCCGACCCGAAG CTGCTGTGCCTGGGTACCAGCATCCAAGTGAAGCTATGAATGCCCACACACCCcagttcttcatctataaaattgacTCATCCAACCGAGAGCAGCGGCTAGAGGACAAAG GAGACACCCCACTGGAGCTGGGTGACGACTGTAGCCTGGCTCTCGTCTGGCGGAACAATGAGCGCTTGCAAGAGTTTGTGTTGGTAGCCTCCAAGGAGCTGGAATGTGCTGAGGATCCAGGCTCTGCTGGTGAGGCTGCCCGGGCCGGCCACTTCACCCTGGACCAGTGCCTCAACCTCTTCACACGGCCTGAGGTGCTGGCACCCGAGGAGGCCTG GTACTGCCCACAGTGCAAACAGCACCGTGAGGCCTCCAAGCAGCTGTTGCTATGGCGCCTGCCAAATGTTCTCATCGTGCAGCTCAAGCGCTTCTCCTTTCGTAGTTTTATTTGGCGTGACAAGATCAATGACTTGGTGGAGTTCCCTGTTAG GAACCTGGACCTGAGCAAGTTCTGCATTGGTCAGAAAGAGGAGCAGCTGCCCAGCTACGATCTATATGCTGTCATCAACCACTATGGAGGCATGATTGGTGGCCACTACACTGCCTGTGCACGCCTGCCCAATGATCGTAGCAGTCAGCGCAGTGACGTGG GCTGGCGCTTGTTTGATGACAGCACAGTGACAACGGTAGACGAGAGCCAGGTTGTGACGCGTTATGCCTATGTACTCTTCTACCGCCGGCGGAACTCTCCTGTGGAGAGGCCCCCCAGGGCAGGTCACTCTGAGCACCACCCAGACCTAGGCCCTGCAGCTGAGGCTGCTGCCAGCCAG GCTTCCCGGATTtggcaggagctggaggctgaggaggagccGGTGCCTGAGGGGCCTGGGCCCCTGGGTCCCTGGGGGCCCCAAGACTGGGTGGGCCCCCTGCCACGTGGCCCTACCACACCAGATGAGGGCTGCCTCCGGTACTTTGTCCTGGGCACCGTGGCAGCTTTGGTGGCCCTCGTGCTCAACGTGTTCTATCCTCTGGTATCCCAGAGTCGCTGGAGATGA
- the USP19 gene encoding ubiquitin carboxyl-terminal hydrolase 19 isoform X1, which yields MSGGASATGPRRGPPGLEDATSKKKQKDRANQESKDGDPRKETGSRSVAQAGLELLASGDPSASASHAAGITGSRHRTRLFFPSSSGSASTPQEEQTKEGACEDPHDLLATPPPELLLDWRQSAEEVIVKLRVGVVPLQLEDVDAAFTDTDCVVRFAGGQQWGGVFYAEIKSSCAKVQTRKGSLLHLTLPKKVPMLTWPSLLKKPLGTQELVLGLQCQENGQELSPIALEPGPEPHRAKQEARNQKRAQGRGEVGSGAGPGAQAGPSAKRAVHLCRGPEGEGSRDDPGPRGDAPPFVADPATQVEADEQLCIPPLNPQTCLLGSEENLAPLAGEKAVPPGNDAVSPAMVRSRNPGKDDCAKEEMAVAADAATLVDGKEPESMVNLAFVKNDSYEKGPDSVVVHVYVKEICRDTSRVLFREQDFTLIFQTRDGNFLRLHPGCGPQATFRWQVKLRNLIEPEQCTFCFTASRIDICLRKRQSQRWGGLEAPAARGAVGGAKVAVPTGPTPLDSTPPGGAPHPLTGQEEARAVEKDKSKARSEDTGLDSVATRTPMEHVTPKPETHLASPKPTCMVPPMPHSPVSGDSVEEEEEEEKKVCLPGFTGLVNLGNTCFMNSVIQSLSNTRELRDFFHDRSFEAEINYNNPLGTGGRLAIGFAVLLRALWKGTHHAFQPSKLKAIVASKASQFTGYAQHDAQEFMAFLLDGLHEDLNRIQNKPYTETVDSDGRPDEVVAEEAWQRHKMRNDSFIVDLFQGQYKSKLVCPVCAKVSITFDPFLYLPVPLPQKQKVLPVFYFAREPHSKPIKFLVSISKENSTASEVLDSLSQNVHVKPENLRLAEVIKNRFHRVFLPSHSLDTVSPSDMLLCFELLSSELAKERVVVLEVQQRPQVPSVPISKCAACQRKQQSEDEKLKRCTRCYRVGYCNQLCQKTHWPDHKGLCRPENIGYPFLVSVPASRLTYARLAQLLEGYARYSVSVFQPPFQPGRMALESQSPGCTTLLSTGSLEAGDSERDPIQPPELQLVTPMAEGDTGLPRVWAAPDRGPVPSTSGISSEMLASGPIEVGSLPAGERVSRPEAAVPGYQHPSEAMNAHTPQFFIYKIDSSNREQRLEDKGDTPLELGDDCSLALVWRNNERLQEFVLVASKELECAEDPGSAGEAARAGHFTLDQCLNLFTRPEVLAPEEAWYCPQCKQHREASKQLLLWRLPNVLIVQLKRFSFRSFIWRDKINDLVEFPVRNLDLSKFCIGQKEEQLPSYDLYAVINHYGGMIGGHYTACARLPNDRSSQRSDVGWRLFDDSTVTTVDESQVVTRYAYVLFYRRRNSPVERPPRAGHSEHHPDLGPAAEAAASQASRIWQELEAEEEPVPEGPGPLGPWGPQDWVGPLPRGPTTPDEGCLRYFVLGTVAALVALVLNVFYPLVSQSRWR from the exons ATGTCTGGCGGGGCCAGTGCCACAGGCCCAAGGAGAGGGCCCCCAGGACTGGAGGACGCCACTAGTAAGAAGAAGCAGAAGGATCGAGCAAACCAGGAGAGCAAGGATGGAGATCCTAGGAAAG agacagggtctcgatctgttgcccaggctggtcttgaacttctggcctcaggtgatccttctgcctcagcctcccatgcagctgggatcacaggctcacGCCACCGTACCCGGCTGTTCTTTCCTTCATCATCAGGGTCAGCATCCACTCCTCAAGAGGAGCAGACCAAAGAGG GAGCTTGTGAAGACCCTCATGATCTCTTGGCTACTCCCCCTCCAGAGTTGTTGCTCGATTGGAGGCAGAGTGCAGAAGAGGTGATTGTCAAGCTTCGTGTGGGAGTAGTTCCCCTGCAGCTGGAGGATGTAGATGCTGCTTTCACAGATACGGACTGTGTGGTGCGGTTTGCAG GTGGTCAGCAGTGGGGTGGTGTCTTCTATGCTGAGATAAAAAGCTCTTGTGCTAAAGTGCAAACCCGCAAGGGCAGTCTCCTGCACCTGACACTGCCCAAAAAGGTGCCTATGCTCACGTGGCCCTCCCTCCTG AAGAAACCTCTAGGGACCCAGGAGCTGGTGCTGGGGCTGCAGTGCCAGGAGAATGGGCAGGAACTGTCTCCCATTGCCCTGGAGCCAGGCCCTGAGCCCCACCGGGCTAAGCAGGAGGCCCGGAACCAGAAGCGGGCCCAGGGCCGTGGTGAGGTAGGCTCAGGGGCTGGCCCCGGGGCCCAGGCAGGGCCCAGCGCCAAGAGGGCTGTGCATCTCTGCAGAGGGCCAGAGGGGGAAGGGTCCAGGGATGACCCTGGACCCCGGGGTGATGCCCCACCCTTCGTGGCTGACCCAGCCACCCAG GTTGAGGCTGATGAACAGCTTTGCATACCACCGCTGAACCCCCAaacctgcctcctgggctcagaggaGAATTTAGCCCCTTTGGCAGGAGAGAAAGCAGTGCCTCCCGGGAATGACGCAGTCTCTCCAGCCATGGTCCGGAGCAGAAACCCTGGGAAAGATGACTGTGCCAAGGAGGAGATGGCAGTGGCAGCAGATGCTGCAACCTTGGTGGATGGTAAAG AGCCTGAGTCGATGGTGAACCTGGCATTTGTCAAGAATGACTCGTATGAGAAGGGCCCGGATTCAGTGGTGGTGCACGTGTACGTGAAGGAGATCTGCAGGGACACCTCGAGAGTACTTTTCCGTGAGCAGGACTTCACGCTCATCTTCCAGACcag GGATGGAAACTTCCTGAGGCTGCACCCAGGCTGTGGGCCCCAAGCCACCTTCCGTTGGCAGGTGAAGCTCAG GAATCTGATTGAGCCAGAGCAGTGCACCTTCTGTTTCACGGCTTCTCGCATCGACATCTGCCTTCGTAAGAGGCAGAGTCAGCGCTGGGGGGGCCTGGAGGCCCCGGCTGCACGAG GTGCAGTGGGTGGTGCAAAGGTTGCCGTGCCGACAGGTCCAACTCCTCTGGATTCAACCCCACCAGGAGgtgctccccaccccctgacaggccaaGAGGAGGCCCGGGCTGTGGAGAAGGATAAATCCAAGGCACGATCTGAGGACACGGGGCTAGACAGTGTGGCAACCCGCACACCCATGGAGCATGTAACCCCAAAGCCAGAGACACACCTGGCCTCG CCCAAGCCTACATGCATGGTGCCTCCCATGCCCCACAGCCCAGTTAGTGGAGACAgcgtggaggaggaggaagaggaagagaagaaggtgtGTCTGCCAGGCTTCACTGGCCTTGTCAATTTAGGCAACACCTGCTTCATGAACAGCGTCATTCAGTCTCTGTCCAACACTCGGGAACTCCGGGACTTCTTCCATG ACCGCTCCTTTGAGGCTGAGATCAACTACAACAACCCACTAGGGACTGGTGGGCGTCTGGCCATTGGCTTTGCCGTGCTGCTTCGGGCGCTGTGGAAGGGCACCCACCATGCCTTCCAGCCTTCCAAATTGAAG GCCATTGTGGCGAGTAAGGCCAGCCAGTTCACAGGCTATGCACAGCATGATGCCCAGGAGTTCATGGCTTTCCTGCTGGATGGGCTGCACGAGGACCTGAATCGCATTCAGAACAAGCCCTACACAGAGACCGTGGATTCAGATGGGCGGCCCGATGAG GTGGTAGCTGAGGAAGCATGGCAGCGGCACAAGATGAGGAATGACTCTTTCATCGTGGACCTATTTCAGGGGCAGTACAAGTCAAAGCTGGTGTGCCCTGTGTGTGCCAAG GTCTCCATCACTTTTGACCCGTTTCTTTATCTGCCAGTGCCCTTGCCACAAAAGCAAAAGGTTCTCCCTGTCTTTTATTTTGCCCGAGAGCCCCACAGCAAGCCCATCAAG TTCCTGGTGAGCATCAGCAAGGAGAACTCCACTGCGAGCGAAGTATTGGACTCCCTCTCTCAGAACGTTCATGTGAAGCCTGAGAACCTGCGTTTGGCGGAG GTAATTAAGAATCGTTTCCATCGTGTGTTCCTACCCTCCCACTCACTGGACACTGTGTCCCCATCTGATATGCTCCTCTGCTTTGAGCTGCTATCCTCAGAGTTGGCTAAGGAGCGGGTAGTGGTGCTAGAGGTGCAACAG CGCCCCCAGGTGCCCAGCGTCCCCATCTCCAAGTGTGCAGCCTGCCAGCGGAAGCAACAGTCGGAGGATGAGAAGCTGAAGCGCTGTACCCGGTGCTACCGTGTGGGCTACTGCAACCA GCTCTGCCAGAAAACCCACTGGCCTGACCACAAGGGCCTCTGCCGACCTGAGAACATTGGCTACCCCTTCCTGGTCAGTGTACCTGCCTCACGCCTCACTTATGCCCGCCTCGCTCAGTTGCTAGAGGGCTATGCCCG GTACTCTGTGAGTGTATTCCAGCCACCCTTTCAGCCAGGCCGCATGGCCTTGGAGTCTCAGAGCCCTGGCTGCACCACACTGCTCTCCACTGGCTCCCTGGAGGCTGGGGACAGCGAGAGGGACCCCATTCAGCCACCTGAGCTCCAGCTGGTGACCCCTATGGCTGAGGGGGACACAGGGCTTCCCCGGGTGTGGGCAGCCCCTGACCGGGGTCCTGTGCCCAGCACCAGTGGAATTTCTTCTGAGATGCTGGCCAGTGGGCCCATTGAGGTTGGCTCCTTGCCTGCTGGCGAGAGGGTGTCCCGACCCGAAG CTGCTGTGCCTGGGTACCAGCATCCAAGTGAAGCTATGAATGCCCACACACCCcagttcttcatctataaaattgacTCATCCAACCGAGAGCAGCGGCTAGAGGACAAAG GAGACACCCCACTGGAGCTGGGTGACGACTGTAGCCTGGCTCTCGTCTGGCGGAACAATGAGCGCTTGCAAGAGTTTGTGTTGGTAGCCTCCAAGGAGCTGGAATGTGCTGAGGATCCAGGCTCTGCTGGTGAGGCTGCCCGGGCCGGCCACTTCACCCTGGACCAGTGCCTCAACCTCTTCACACGGCCTGAGGTGCTGGCACCCGAGGAGGCCTG GTACTGCCCACAGTGCAAACAGCACCGTGAGGCCTCCAAGCAGCTGTTGCTATGGCGCCTGCCAAATGTTCTCATCGTGCAGCTCAAGCGCTTCTCCTTTCGTAGTTTTATTTGGCGTGACAAGATCAATGACTTGGTGGAGTTCCCTGTTAG GAACCTGGACCTGAGCAAGTTCTGCATTGGTCAGAAAGAGGAGCAGCTGCCCAGCTACGATCTATATGCTGTCATCAACCACTATGGAGGCATGATTGGTGGCCACTACACTGCCTGTGCACGCCTGCCCAATGATCGTAGCAGTCAGCGCAGTGACGTGG GCTGGCGCTTGTTTGATGACAGCACAGTGACAACGGTAGACGAGAGCCAGGTTGTGACGCGTTATGCCTATGTACTCTTCTACCGCCGGCGGAACTCTCCTGTGGAGAGGCCCCCCAGGGCAGGTCACTCTGAGCACCACCCAGACCTAGGCCCTGCAGCTGAGGCTGCTGCCAGCCAG GCTTCCCGGATTtggcaggagctggaggctgaggaggagccGGTGCCTGAGGGGCCTGGGCCCCTGGGTCCCTGGGGGCCCCAAGACTGGGTGGGCCCCCTGCCACGTGGCCCTACCACACCAGATGAGGGCTGCCTCCGGTACTTTGTCCTGGGCACCGTGGCAGCTTTGGTGGCCCTCGTGCTCAACGTGTTCTATCCTCTGGTATCCCAGAGTCGCTGGAGATGA